Within Oreochromis aureus strain Israel breed Guangdong linkage group 19, ZZ_aureus, whole genome shotgun sequence, the genomic segment TGGCAGTGGGAATAatacttgaaacatttgaaaatctcttaacacATCCTATGAAACCACCAAACCGACtttattgatgtccaagcccagctttatattcaattataactgtatgaccatatacagatttcaaatgacctatatcctaaattcagtagtccaactactttaacttgtccttttcctatttccgttacTTTTACCTATTCCTATTtagtagtccaactactttaaattctctttccttagcagtccaactgcatttcctttaatcagtactgtcacttaaccttacattatcattacttcaacttcaattctcatgagattttcaccaaaatcaaaacagacctttaccagtaatttcagtgagtagactttcaattttgtcagaaccaattcagcactgtttggaaataattcaacaggtagtgccttacctttcaataagccggcttatgtccactcacttcgaccactgactcgtgtctgcctgtttgagcaccttggaccctctcagtctcattcTCCAACTTCTCTCCCTcaacctcggccaatgcaccaaatgttacgggttcgaaattgaggatgagagtaaaacaatgatagtccagaagaggtcattcaaacaattgattttaatgcacgcagcgtggagaggtgtaaactgcaaaacagttgtacatctctgcccaaaatacactctagattgcttttataacatcagggtattgtaacgccccttcttgcgtttacaagcacataatttgcatgtacagaacattcatgtatttaaagaattaaatgcaaacacagaagttcctccttgtggcatactcttccgaatatggtgatgacctaaggcctttgaggtcaccatggactggacatccttccgtcacctgtaactaagcaaactcaaataccacaagaagctgaatacattcaggcctttgctcagctactattttactgtaccaatatactcagcatatgagttatgatacatatatatttaactcaatcattttaaagtagttataactgcacctgtaataaacatgttaatatttgattatgataacccctataatataaattataacataatgccagcagcttcaataaacactttgatgaaatgataattaatacaATGTTAAGGATGGTGGTTATATACAGTTCAGCAGTGacctaatttctttaaatattacactacattaaacaatttaaattcatgattttaaaaagtgtcaTCATCTATGTCTGTGTCTTTACATTAATTAGCATTAGAGTAAATCATTTGTACTGTTTGGGGATGTATTTTATCAAAACATGAAGTGTgctgaaacacaaaacaaacttaaGAGAATCCAAGAAGAGATATCAGATTCAGACTTCTTCTGCTCTTCACTCAGCCcagttgtatttatttttaaacataatttcTCAGTAATCATTTTATAAATGCACttgacactctctctctcagtgtgcttcaagaacagtttccgaTCTAAAGAATCCCTGTTTTCCGCATTATTTGcttgcttattacccaccagcctaccgttgtttacagcgctgttgaccgctgttttttttctttttcctttcttttgaaGAGAAAGccgcatttctgctgttcaataggcTACTGaccaaatttaaactttttaaaattatgcataattgcaaaatgcttagctgtgtctctaataaaccctctgtaactttgctctgtttcatttcagcagcatcaggtaatgttcatatgttgattaatggttttctttcgtttttgatctactgctgCTAGACTGTTTCTCAAAGCTTGACTAATGCGGTCCAGAAGGATAACAGGGATGATAAAACATTCGTGTTGATAACAGCTGATGACACTTTGCATAGGATATCAGTGAAAGACCATCTGTTATCAGCCCAGAAGCTCACACAGCACACCACACATATATCCACTCATAAACAGGAGCACCATTGCGCATGAAAATGGTTGGAAATGCAAAAAATGAATTTCTGCAGCAGATCCCAGAAGATTAGTTGTTCCTTTGGTACTTAAGATGACagccaacatttatttatattgatatatatatttctatataacAGTGTCTGAGGGTATTCCTTTAAAAACGATGTGTAGGCGCACATCACTTATATATTTATGCAtgtataaattatatttataataGGCGAGACCTGTTTTTCATTCTCTAAACTGTGGCATGCTTGTTATCAGATCATCGTTAGTATTGCCAGGAAATGACAGGGTTTGAGTGTACTGTGATAAAAAGTGAGGTGCAGGCGATATGCAGTGCGGTCAGCTCTGGTGGTAAACAAGTGTTGATAGAGTGAtaattttgttaattttgttAGTTAATACATACAGTAGGTGGATGTTAGTATAGTTTTGTTAGAAGATCGTATATAAGGCACTTCACAGCAATCATCCTTCAGTGAccaacattatttttattaatatatatatccTAATTTTAAAGGCCATCAACAGTTTAGAAAGCGTTCAtaacaatttttattttacaggaTTTAGAATTTACAGCAAGAGTAGATTTGCACAAAAGGAAATGGCTTGTAATGGACAGATGCAAAGTTATTGATGGTCACAGCCTCGTGCAATAAAGATGTTGTATCACAAGACAGCTGATCGATTTGTCTCACTAACAAACTAAACATGGCGTTTTTAGAGGGTATGGCAGCCATGACAGTTTGCCttgaaacaaaaacagtaatCTCCATATTtagaccatccatccatccatccatcttcatccgctttatccgaggccgggtcgcgggggcagcagcctaagcagagaagcccagacctccctctccccagccacctcctccagcttatccggggaacaccaaggcgttcccaggccagccgagagatataatttctccagcgtgtcctgggtctgcccggggcctcctcctggtgggacatgcccgaacacctcacccaggaggcgcccaggaggcatccttgtcagatgcccgaaccacctcaactggctcctttcgatgtggaggagcagcggctctactctgagcccctcccggatggctgaacttctcaccctatctctaagggagaggccagccacccttcggaggaagctcatttctgccgcttgtatccgcgatctcgttctttcggtcactacccacagctcgtggccataggtgagggtagggacgagatcgactcggtaaattgagagcttcgcttttacactcagctccctcttcaccacgatggaccggtgcagcgtccgcatcactgcagctgcagcaccaatccgtctgtcgatctccggctcccttctcccatcactcgcgaacaagaccccgagatacttgaactcctccacttggggcaggaactcatcccgacccggagtgggcactccacccttttccggctgagaaccatggcctcagatttggaggtgctgatcctcattcccgctgcttcacactcggctgcgaaccgttccagtgcgagctggaggccttcacctgatgaagccaacagaaccacatcatccataaaaagcagagatgagattctgaggccaccggcgAAAGCccccgccacttggctgcgcctagaaatcctgtccataaaattatgaacagaaccggtgacaaagggcagccctggcggagcccatcacccaccggaacgagtccgacttattgccggcaatgcgaaccaaactcttgcaacggttgtatagggatcgaatggcccgtagcaatgggccagacaccccatactcctgcaacacctcccacaggacaccccgagggacaccgtcgaatgccttctccaagtccacaaaacacatgtagactggttgggcaaactgccatgcaccctcaagtatccttgagaggataaagagctggtccagtgttccgcgaccaggacgaaaaccgcatcgttcctcctgtatccgaggttcgactagcggacaaactctcctttccagcaccctggcatagactttcccagggaggctgaggagtgtgatcccctgtagttggaacacaccctccggtctcccttcttaaagatggggaccaccaccccggtctgccaatccaggggtactgcccctgatctccacgcaacattgtagaggcgtgtcaaccaggacagccctacaacgtccagagcgttcaggaactcggggcggacctcatcaacaccaggggctctgccaccaaggagttgtttaactgcctcagtgacctcgcccccggatATTGGCGGGTCATCCCcgtcatccccagactctgcttcctcctcggaagatgtgtcagtgggattaaggaggtcctcctTCATATCACTTCTATGAAAATAACATGTCATGTCATGTCACTCAAAAACGAATTTAAATTAGACCTGATACAGTAAGAGTATTAGAGAGAAATACACCAATGTTTGTCTCATACAGACAAATAATTGTTCCTTttatcatattaaataattaaacacaCATCCCAGCTCAAAACATCATTCTGAGAAACCTTCCTTTAGCCAGCTGAAGAATCTTTAAGAGCACAGAACCTACGCCAACCAGAACAAGGAAGAAGACGCTGCAGAGCACATTCATGTTGATAACAGCTGATGACACTTTGCATAGGATTTCACTGAAAAGCATCTGTTATATAATCAGCCCAGCAGGACAAACAGCACACTGGAGCAAAATGAGTTAAAGCCAGGTTACTCAAATAAATCTAAGCTGCAGTGGTGACTGAAGACCAAACCTCTGGACTCAGGAATACACAGACTTTGATTAGGGTTTCCATTATGGCGACCcttaaagggagcagccaaaagacatgggtaaagaaaatgtaaaaacatgagCTAATTAAGAAGGAGACTTTTATTTACATGTCTATTCCAAACTACAGATCCTGATTCATTTTGACTGCAGGAAAGACCTGGAAAAACTTTCAGGCTTTTGTCTTTAACAGTTTTTATGATATTTGTGTTGAAACATGACAAAAATGCCTGGAGGTCTGCCAGTgcactatttttaaaaatatagtcAGGATCTTGAAATGAATTTGATGTATAAGGCCAAAAATTCACAGCAATCATTCATGTTCGCTATAAACTTTGATTCATAACATTTTTATTCAATTCAGAGATGGTTGAGCAGAAGGCCTACCTTGAAATGAGATGGGTTGACCCatatgagaaacagaaaatacacaattatcatatgtttatattttctgttCATATGTTTTCTGAGagttaaatacataaatgtatAATGTAATTATTAAACTGTCACAATTTTGCTTACACAGCATAATTATGCTGTGATTTGTTTGAATAAATAAGTCACACGGTGAGTAGAACTGAATTTTTTTATTCAGTGACAATAAGTAATAATACAGTAGCTGCAGATAGCCAAACACTATTTGCACGTCCAAGAATTTagaagaagaaattttaagaagaagatattaaaaaaaaaacccaaaacaacaaaacagtggTGCCTGTCAGTTGCCCAGATGGTAGCTGTCAGCTTTATGCAGGTCACACATAGATTTACACACTCTGCTCCCAGGTAAGTCACCTAGTATGATAGCCACGACTCTAATAATCCTATTTGGATGATATGCATCAGTGGCAGAAACACAATCatataataatgaaaaacagaacaaaaacccaaacagaCAACTTAGTTTAAAAACCTTCTCACAGACTATGTTTGTTAAGTTATGGAAGCTGCTATAGCGTCTTCTCTCTAAGATCACACATTACGCCGCCAATGTAAGAATTTATATCTGAAAGCAAAGGCTCCTAATGCTTGGATAAATAATTGCCAGTTAATTATTCTACCTTTAAGGCTTTTTTCACTGCTTGAAGAATTCCTTTGTTCTGTTCCGGAAGCTTTTTCCAACGATGACGTAGAGAATGGGGTTAAGGACACTGTTGAAGAAGGCAAAGTACACAGAGACCTGTTGGGCGATGATCAGTGTGATGTGACATTTCAGAATGCGAGTGTATCGGAGCACATCTAGTATCTTTGTCACGTGGAATGGCACCCACCAGATCAGGAATGCCAGCAGAACTGCCAGGATGAGAGTGGTGGCCTTCTGATCCGTTTTCTGAATGTTTAAAACCTCCATTCGCCTCTTTCTCAGAGTTTGAATAATTTTGACAGTGCAGAACAAAATAATGATAACAGGGATGATGAAGCTGAATATTATGACTCTCACCTCATACATCAGATATTGATCTGGTGAAGTGAAGTTAAGTGAACAGTGAGTAAGATTTGACTGAGGGTTGAATGTTAATTTCCTGTAGATGAATATGGGGAGAGCAAAGACCAAGccaaaaacccacacaaacagacatcCCAGTTTGGCATAAAACGGGCTGCATATCCTCTCATGGGAAAGCGGGTGCACCAGTGCCACATAACGATCTATGCTAACCATAACAAGGAAGTAAATGTTGCAGAACGGATTCATGGATATAACAGCTGATGACACTTTGCACAGGCTTTCACTGAAAGGCCAGTCATAGGAAATTCTTGCATAATCAGACCAGAACGGCAAACAGAACACCAGAGCAAGATCAGCTAAAGCCAGGTGGCTCAGGTATATCTCAGTCACAGTGCAGGCCTTCTTGTGGAGGCAGAAAaccatcagcacaaacacattaaaGATGATTCCAAGCACGCTGATGACCAGGATGTAGGGTGGAACTAGAGTGAAGATCAAGCTGTTGTCTTCAGGAATACAATGGCTTTGACTTGTGTTGCTTTGGTTTCCAGACATCTTCAGTGTCAGGGATTAAGTTGGCAGGGATGCTGGAGTAAAATAAAGGATACCAAAATAGAAAACAtaaatatctttttagctgGCATTGTTCTAACATAATTTGTTACGATGACAGAAAACATAGATACACCCAATTCTGAATAAGACTGTTATATAACTAACAGGCTTCAGACCCCGAGCAaactgaattggataagcggaagaaaatggatggattaaTATTATCTGATTCAATTTTAAAGACCATCATCATATTAGAAAACATGGATAACCAATGCACATTTTACATCATATTTAGAGCTGAGCGTGCTTTCCAGCATCATAGAGTCATCGCTACAGCAACAGCTACATAAAACAAGTTCAAAGGTTTAGTATATCTATCCTCACATTtggacacaatttaaaacaatttaaattaaaaaattttttttaattaaatttagtttttttttgtgtggagAAGTCAAGtctttattatttacatttttgtttgtgttaaatACATTACTATAAACGTTCTTACTGCATGAGGTTGAATTTGATCAAAACACTAAACATACTGATACAAAATCAGTTAATCTGCCGTCTACTTGTCGACACGTTACTGTACACCTAAAAACATCACTGCTTCTAAAACCTGTGCAGCTGTTAAACTGAAGAAATGTCCTTTTTTATACAGATAATGCCAAAAAGTCAAAAACACTGTTCCTGATGGACAGTGATTTatagtgatgggatttctggctctttttagagaaccggctctttcggctcaaGCCACtgaaaagagccggctctttcggctccgaaccggctcttcaggttgttttgttgctttaattaatttatcattaacaataatataaaatcatGCACAATAGGAATtactaatgttaaaaaaaagtgtttttatttatatatgtttatatataaatataggcGGTGGCCcgtagagacaaagcacgtacaaactccaaaacacatttctaacattaactgaacttccaaagcagagctacctagatcacttaaattacacaattgaaagcatatgtgtattgtttgtgtatttatacacaagcactcacatatattcaaataatttaaaaaaatgttcatttacctgttactaccacacaccaaatccggttgttggtacttgctggcttgtgtagccactaggtaacaaaagctcaacactgcgcctagcattctggagcacttctgttgtgttttgcactgttttggagtttttacgtgcttctgagtttttacatgttttggagtttgtacatgcttcggagtttgtacgtgctatggAATTTTTATgcgttttggagtttgtacgtgcttcagagttcgtacatgttttgaagtttgtacatgctttgtctctaggggcgactgtaaatatactttcacttattcactccacattaaatgtaataaataaatcataatactaaaaccaactattcacatttcaacttttaactatttaaattttcacctttttccttttaaacatatttttttttttttttttttttttttttgtctgtcccatttggttcttaagccgtcagaattgttgtctgaagaccaacaaggataccaaatggatttattttgccaaatggatcatcatggcattgccgtattggtccatttgatcaaactttgttgttattatttattttattttcagttgttacagatgggacagacatgactgggggataggaaagggagaaagaaagagaggaaggaaaagaaaacagaaggaaaagggacagtgagaaagggcacttacaaagacaaagagaaaaaaaaaaaaaaatctcctggatcacctgttgagagaaaaaaaaagagaagacaagcaaaaaaaaccaaacaaaacaaagcaacatactaaacacaacaccatcacgttaatctagctgagtgtgaacagcagtaaatactaaatattgaaagttgttgtgcagcacgcaggacagacagcgcacagtgtgctttgaagtagcagctaagaaaggtgtagtttatgtctcacgaacagtgaacacccgtgtgcacacctgtgtggatcaacgcgcttgtatacaaaaggttttcccatgtaacggtctgctagagggtgtggaggcccatagcccccgtcccccagggcatgaagcaggcatggaggagatccgggctccagacatccagaggacccagagtgcgagagcccaaggagcaccaccgaggggcatccgtgccaccttcctgggaagggctgaggagatccccagacgaggggtcacccagtagccacggagcagaagccagaggggctgcaccggcgtgcccgccgctctgccggcagccagctgtgccagagtgaaccgagttgcaggccccgaggccggaggcccgagggcccctttgcccggaagaggcctgaccggcgacaggcatcgggccccgccaagtagccaccgggagtgagccggtgcatacctgagcgcccagcccggacaccaagaaccaccaatgcaccaacccctgagggcatcagctaccagcagggagtgtggtgaggggagatagcctccacacttggagggcctgggagtacccagggaggtggagtctaagaccagacctgacatatagacacagacaaacaggcacatacagacataaacatgcttttccaccctcatgcacacatatacaaacactcagcactcacccaacgtagggatagacatacatagacatgtacacacaatcatactccccaaacatactctatgccctgggtccaggtactcgccccagaggggaaacggcaccagacccaagagatgtgaccctttccccggggtggaggcaagcagaccgccccaggctccgcagcagcagggaggccaatcggacagccaacacctcctcccagcccccgccctgatggctagtagagaacaggggtgtgtgaagaccccatacctccctcctcccgctcgtgtgtagtgttgctgcgtgttgttctaaagtgcatttaaaacaagggagggcatggtgctgctgccagagagcagcaggtgttagcacggccctcccgagaaccctcaatgtctacatggatttaaaattgagaggtgggcaccggcgccagaggtagggttgaatacacagaccgccctctggacgccgttaacgtgatcaccctcaaggccctatacatatatatatatatatatatatatatatatatatatatatatatatatatatatatatatatatatatatatatatatatatgtgtgtgtgtgttatgagagtgtgaataatgtggatgtctaagttgtgaaataaaattgaggcacaggtggccagaaggggacagaggggggaatgcctccctgcaccctggtgacacacccgcaccccaaggccctacctgtgtgggtgggtgtggtggagcgggaagagggaggcagccggggatgggaggaaaagaagggagggcAAGATgccctccttagggccagctcccggctgaccccagtaggcacccccgtcctctagtacccaccaaggcaagggagcccaggcccatcccgaTCGGGGCCcacggcagcagcaccgctaagccccacaggacctggggaagcccaccccaccccaccgcagaggaaactatacccaccccaacattcaatcatctccagactacacaagacaacagacacccaggttaggtttattctccacctctcctgtgtctctcccccacctgcagaggggacttctgcaaggatggaacaacctccctgccagttgaagagtcccccagttaggttttaagtgaaacaacacaaaacactccaaaccacaacacagttaaatattaattaaaatatgaaaacaaaaagaagatgcacattctctgtcatatgggcc encodes:
- the LOC116330574 gene encoding B2 bradykinin receptor-like; the protein is MSGNQSNTSQSHCIPEDNSLIFTLVPPYILVISVLGIIFNVFVLMVFCLHKKACTVTEIYLSHLALADLALVFCLPFWSDYARISYDWPFSESLCKVSSAVISMNPFCNIYFLVMVSIDRYVALVHPLSHERICSPFYAKLGCLFVWVFGLVFALPIFIYRKLTFNPQSNLTHCSLNFTSPDQYLMYEVRVIIFSFIIPVIIILFCTVKIIQTLRKRRMEVLNIQKTDQKATTLILAVLLAFLIWWVPFHVTKILDVLRYTRILKCHITLIIAQQVSVYFAFFNSVLNPILYVIVGKSFRNRTKEFFKQ